The segment CCCGCTTGGGTCGCCCGGCCATTGTGTTTGCGCCTAATAAGACGCTGGCTGCGCAGCTGTACTCAGAGTTCAGAGAGTTTTTTCCAAAAAACGCTGTGGAGTATTTTGTCAGCTACTACGACTACTACCAGCCTGAAGCCTATGTGCCCCAGCGCGACCTGTTCATTGAAAAGGACAGCGCTATCAATGAGCACATTGAGCAGATGCGCCTGTCGTGCACCAAAAGCATCATGGAGCGCCGCGATGTAGTGATTGTGGCCACGGTCTCGGCCATATACGGCATTGGCGAGCCTGAAAGTTATCACCGCATGATCATGACGCTGCGCACCGGCGACACGCTGAACCAGCGTGATGCGATTGCGCAACTGATTCGCATGCAGTATCAGCGCAACGATCAAGATTTCTCTCGCGGCACTTTCCGCGTGCGCGGCGATACGATTGATGTCTTTCCGGCCGAGCATTCCGAGCTGGCCGTGCGCATTGAGCTGTTTGACGACGAGGTAGAAAGCCTGCAGCTGTTTGACCCGCTGACAGGCCGTGTGCGCCAAAATATTCCGCGCTTTACCGTCTACCCCAGTAGTCACTACGTCACACCGCGCGACAAGGTACTGGAGGCGGTGGAGACGATTAAAGAAGAGCTGTCCGAGCGCCTAAAGCAACTGGTAGGAATGGGTAAGTTGGTAGAAGCTCAGCGGCTTGAGCAGCGCACCCGCTTTGACTTGGAAATGCTCAGCGAAGTAGGGCATTGCAAAGGCATTGAGAACTACACCCGCCATCTCTCTGCGTCTAACCCCGGCGATCCGCCCAGCACGCTCACCGACTACATGCCGCGCGATTCGATCATGTTTTTGGATGAGAGCCATCAAATGATTGGCCAGCTTAACGCCATGTACAACGGCGACCGGGCGCGCAAGACCACGCTGGTTGAGTATGGCTTTCGCTTGCTTTCCGCACTCGATAACCGCCCGCTTAAATTTAAAGAGTTTGAGCAGCGCATGCGCCAAGTGGTGTTTGTCTCGGCTACGCCGGCCGATTATGAAAAAACCCATGCCGGCCAAGTCGTTGAGCAGGTGGTGCGCCCGACGGGCTTGCTAGACCCGTTGATTGAGGTGCGCCCCGCTACTCATCAAGTTGATGATGTGCTGCAAGAAATTCGTATACGCTCGCAAAAGCATGAGCGCGTACTCATCACCACGCTGACCAAGCGCATGGCCGAGCAATTGACCGACTATTTGACGGACAACGGCGTGAAGGTGCGCTATCTACACTCCGATGTGGACACGGTAGAGCGCGTAG is part of the Comamonas sp. Y33R10-2 genome and harbors:
- the uvrB gene encoding excinuclease ABC subunit UvrB, which codes for MQEQDMTAEPQGRFVQYPDSPFELFQPYQPAGDQPAAIEKLVEGVNDGETYQTLLGVTGSGKTFTMANVIARLGRPAIVFAPNKTLAAQLYSEFREFFPKNAVEYFVSYYDYYQPEAYVPQRDLFIEKDSAINEHIEQMRLSCTKSIMERRDVVIVATVSAIYGIGEPESYHRMIMTLRTGDTLNQRDAIAQLIRMQYQRNDQDFSRGTFRVRGDTIDVFPAEHSELAVRIELFDDEVESLQLFDPLTGRVRQNIPRFTVYPSSHYVTPRDKVLEAVETIKEELSERLKQLVGMGKLVEAQRLEQRTRFDLEMLSEVGHCKGIENYTRHLSASNPGDPPSTLTDYMPRDSIMFLDESHQMIGQLNAMYNGDRARKTTLVEYGFRLLSALDNRPLKFKEFEQRMRQVVFVSATPADYEKTHAGQVVEQVVRPTGLLDPLIEVRPATHQVDDVLQEIRIRSQKHERVLITTLTKRMAEQLTDYLTDNGVKVRYLHSDVDTVERVEIIRDLRLGAFDVLVGINLLREGLDIPEVSLVAILDADKEGFLRAERSLIQTIGRAARNVNGKAILYADRITESMKKAIGETERRREKQKLFNQENGIVPKQIVKRVKDLIDGVYSEKSGKEAERLQDQALQKARVEDMSEKDIAKEIKRLEKQMLEHAKNLEFEQAGRVRDQLSLLKQQLFGANP